In Sebaldella termitidis ATCC 33386, one DNA window encodes the following:
- a CDS encoding TetR/AcrR family transcriptional regulator — MEKNKGKSRQKILETAGELFKSQGYHATGLNQIIKESGAPKGSIYHYFPGGKEELAIESIKLAVEKVKEGLIDNLSQYSEPLKSIEELLKKMADEFNPHNPYHGLSINMLAMETSLISEPLRCACLEAFKTWENIFYDKLIEGGYSPEDAEDLGMTIHFLVEGAVALSLVRQDNKPFLIVSRQIRKLLNKNT, encoded by the coding sequence ATGGAGAAAAATAAAGGAAAGTCCAGACAAAAGATTTTGGAAACAGCTGGTGAGCTTTTCAAATCTCAGGGCTATCATGCTACAGGTCTTAATCAAATAATTAAAGAAAGCGGTGCTCCCAAAGGTTCCATATATCATTATTTCCCCGGCGGAAAAGAGGAGCTTGCAATAGAATCCATAAAGCTGGCAGTAGAAAAAGTCAAAGAAGGACTTATAGATAATCTGTCCCAATATTCTGAGCCTCTAAAATCTATCGAGGAGCTTTTAAAGAAAATGGCTGATGAATTTAATCCGCATAATCCTTATCACGGGCTTTCTATAAATATGCTCGCAATGGAGACATCATTGATAAGCGAACCGCTCAGATGTGCCTGTCTGGAAGCATTTAAGACATGGGAGAATATTTTTTACGATAAGCTTATCGAGGGCGGGTATTCTCCAGAGGATGCTGAAGATCTCGGCATGACAATTCATTTTCTGGTGGAGGGAGCAGTTGCCCTGTCATTGGTAAGACAGGACAATAAACCTTTTTTAATTGTTTCAAGACAAATTCGTAAATTACTAAACAAGAATACATAA